From a region of the Salinispira pacifica genome:
- a CDS encoding alpha-amylase family glycosyl hydrolase, translating into MKQNNSRSRGGTAFRHIISTGILTAGLLAVLLLASCASTGGTVPTQLTVAEISDLREVGLRFLGLPEDISSYEFSIEPDLEIGNVERNRNAIILSTDRDFQLNQDYTVTVRDTEGDFTASVGVKTDKLEDIVFNNMYSDKPMGYRLEDGVSAFRLFVPRGKAVELHLFDAPGEEAREVIPMENDGNQVFEAFIDGELYGTFYGYSITERYAQPTAYDLEIPADTVFPDPYSYALASSNDYPQFGLTLIYDRDEFDWQGTEALGLDIADAIIMEAHLRDLSTHPSAEAENPGTYLGVVDAARGGMNWLKDLGVNAVEFLPLQDFNNIEAPYKEDSLGYFNTWNGYGENYWGYMTFNFFAPESYYASDGSLEPGTWNGTDGRQVDEMKTMVRELHKNGIAVLMDVVYNHTSKYDNQPLMLIDRDFYYKDQDGTGTGNELESRRKMARKMILDSVRYWMEEYHIDGFRFDLAASHDPETIRAIYEMATEINPEVMLIAEPWGGEGATSAEEFLELGWSKWNSEIRDAIRSQNRPTQEGDVFVLGETNGAKNLMAWWGDINPAEPHQYVQYIESHDDATLGDNLRIQSGEYSFYNEDGSINRIEDIREYTELTPDLLDAHRIAAASLFFSQGPIMMHLGQEWARGKITPDLEGNPPEITENGGLGASSDNIVYLTPSPNSYSADNNTNYIDFDLAQVNAELTDYYRGLIELRKSEELLGAATSEQLNILESPNAKALGVEISGELYGFVNASREESAPFTIPEGSYGVVVNKTEAGSSVLETISGGAIEVEPASALFLKKQ; encoded by the coding sequence ATGAAACAGAACAACAGCCGGAGCCGTGGGGGAACGGCTTTCCGGCATATAATTTCAACCGGAATACTGACCGCTGGACTGCTGGCAGTACTGTTGCTGGCTTCCTGTGCAAGCACCGGAGGCACAGTGCCCACCCAGCTTACCGTGGCAGAGATTTCCGATCTTCGGGAAGTGGGACTTCGGTTCCTGGGACTTCCGGAGGATATCAGTTCCTACGAATTCAGCATTGAACCTGACCTGGAAATCGGGAATGTTGAGAGAAACCGGAATGCAATCATTCTGTCAACCGACCGGGACTTCCAGCTGAACCAGGACTATACCGTCACCGTGCGGGACACAGAAGGGGATTTCACCGCTTCTGTTGGAGTAAAAACAGATAAGCTTGAAGACATTGTCTTCAACAACATGTATTCGGATAAACCCATGGGCTACCGTCTGGAAGACGGAGTATCTGCATTCCGTCTTTTCGTTCCCAGAGGCAAGGCCGTTGAGCTGCATCTCTTCGATGCTCCGGGGGAGGAAGCCCGGGAAGTAATCCCCATGGAAAACGACGGAAACCAGGTGTTTGAAGCGTTTATCGACGGCGAGCTCTACGGTACATTCTACGGGTACAGCATTACCGAACGATATGCTCAACCCACCGCCTACGATCTGGAGATTCCTGCAGACACGGTGTTTCCCGATCCATACTCTTACGCTCTCGCCTCCAGCAACGATTATCCCCAGTTCGGTCTCACCCTCATCTATGACCGGGACGAATTCGACTGGCAGGGTACCGAAGCTCTGGGGCTGGACATTGCCGATGCCATCATTATGGAAGCACATCTGCGGGATCTGTCCACACACCCCAGCGCCGAAGCGGAAAATCCCGGAACCTATCTTGGAGTTGTAGACGCCGCCCGGGGAGGAATGAACTGGCTGAAAGATCTGGGCGTGAATGCCGTTGAATTTCTTCCGCTCCAGGACTTTAACAATATCGAAGCACCCTATAAAGAAGACAGCCTTGGCTACTTCAACACCTGGAACGGCTATGGGGAAAACTATTGGGGATACATGACTTTCAACTTCTTTGCCCCGGAAAGTTACTATGCCAGCGACGGAAGCCTGGAGCCGGGAACATGGAACGGCACAGACGGACGGCAGGTTGACGAGATGAAAACCATGGTACGGGAACTCCATAAAAACGGCATTGCCGTGCTCATGGATGTGGTATACAACCATACTTCCAAATACGATAACCAGCCCCTCATGCTCATTGATCGGGATTTTTATTACAAGGATCAGGACGGCACGGGTACCGGCAACGAACTGGAATCACGACGGAAAATGGCCCGGAAAATGATACTGGATTCGGTACGATACTGGATGGAGGAATATCATATTGACGGATTCCGCTTCGACCTGGCCGCCAGCCATGACCCTGAGACCATTCGTGCAATTTACGAGATGGCCACGGAAATCAACCCCGAGGTAATGCTCATCGCAGAACCCTGGGGCGGGGAAGGTGCAACCAGCGCCGAAGAATTTCTTGAGCTGGGCTGGAGCAAATGGAACTCGGAAATCCGGGATGCGATACGGTCCCAGAACCGGCCGACCCAGGAAGGAGATGTGTTTGTCCTGGGAGAAACCAACGGTGCCAAAAACCTCATGGCATGGTGGGGAGACATTAACCCCGCTGAACCTCATCAGTACGTTCAGTATATCGAGAGCCATGATGACGCCACGCTGGGCGACAACCTTCGGATTCAGTCAGGGGAGTATTCCTTCTACAACGAGGACGGCAGTATTAACCGCATAGAAGATATCCGGGAGTATACCGAACTGACCCCGGACCTTCTTGACGCACACAGGATTGCCGCAGCCAGCCTCTTCTTTTCCCAGGGCCCCATCATGATGCACCTTGGACAGGAATGGGCCAGAGGAAAAATCACTCCCGATCTGGAGGGCAATCCCCCGGAGATTACCGAAAACGGCGGCCTGGGAGCCAGCTCGGATAACATCGTGTACCTCACACCCAGCCCCAACAGCTACAGCGCTGACAACAATACCAACTATATCGACTTCGACCTGGCGCAGGTGAATGCTGAACTCACCGATTACTACCGGGGCCTCATTGAGCTGCGAAAATCCGAAGAGCTCCTGGGAGCGGCCACCTCCGAACAGCTCAATATACTGGAAAGCCCCAATGCCAAGGCGCTGGGTGTTGAGATTTCCGGAGAACTGTACGGCTTTGTGAATGCGAGCAGAGAGGAATCCGCCCCGTTCACCATTCCTGAAGGAAGCTACGGCGTGGTTGTCAACAAAACAGAAGCCGGGAGCTCGGTGCTTGAAACCATTTCAGGCGGCGCCATAGAGGTTGAGCCGGCCAGTGCGCTCTTTTTGAAAAAGCAGTAA
- a CDS encoding MFS transporter encodes MINQNVKTFYTFTGLQSLGRGIWMGNILSLYIVLLAESSTGILGLTPNELLGSTSAVTGVAMLVSVLPGGVLADKWSIKGTLMLAAFLGSVGLGMLAFGSGLSAIVLGLFFWGLFQGLSRPAAETMLANSTVSGERSSIYARAHVIDQIGMGTGPLLNIILFLVLGDRWELPILQRVMLVGILFSFASALVLLNVRKEHSLGDESEALDRGHDARLKPSSGPDTGQSSGDAGAVTGRQVRREKFRQGAGRFIPHVFLASSFIIGFGAGMTVKFFPVFFRSIYGFQPIAVQIVMGVGLLFTAAATMAAQKLSVKRGRAEMIVGLQSLSIASLVGMAFYPSVWLIIPLFIFRGALMNATTPLSRTIVMDYVPKKRRGVWSSLQTVAWGLFWNVSAMLGGFLIGDDNFRFAYLITAGIYVLGTVIIIPLIPLIHREQGSVAPAPAPPVEKVIPAGK; translated from the coding sequence ATGATCAATCAGAATGTAAAAACTTTCTACACCTTTACCGGTCTCCAGAGCCTGGGTCGGGGAATCTGGATGGGGAATATTTTATCCCTCTATATTGTGCTTCTGGCCGAGTCTTCCACGGGAATACTGGGCCTCACTCCCAATGAGCTGCTGGGGTCCACCTCTGCGGTTACCGGAGTGGCCATGCTGGTATCGGTTCTGCCCGGCGGGGTCCTTGCGGACAAGTGGTCCATTAAAGGTACGCTCATGCTTGCGGCGTTCCTGGGTTCCGTGGGGCTTGGAATGCTGGCCTTCGGCTCCGGTCTTTCCGCAATAGTCCTGGGGCTCTTTTTCTGGGGGCTGTTTCAGGGGCTTTCCCGGCCCGCTGCGGAAACCATGCTGGCCAACTCCACGGTCAGCGGTGAGCGCTCATCCATTTATGCCAGGGCCCATGTGATTGATCAGATCGGCATGGGGACCGGGCCCCTTCTGAATATTATCCTGTTCCTGGTTCTGGGGGACCGTTGGGAGCTTCCCATTCTTCAGCGGGTGATGCTGGTGGGGATTCTCTTCTCTTTTGCTTCGGCCCTGGTTCTATTAAATGTCCGGAAAGAGCACAGCCTGGGTGACGAGAGCGAAGCCCTGGACCGGGGACATGATGCACGCCTCAAACCGTCCTCCGGCCCTGATACAGGTCAGAGTTCCGGGGATGCAGGAGCGGTCACAGGGCGTCAGGTTCGCAGGGAGAAATTCCGCCAGGGGGCCGGCCGCTTTATCCCCCATGTGTTCCTTGCATCAAGCTTTATAATCGGGTTCGGTGCCGGCATGACGGTGAAGTTCTTTCCGGTGTTTTTTCGATCCATCTACGGGTTTCAGCCCATTGCCGTGCAGATTGTGATGGGAGTGGGTCTGCTGTTCACGGCAGCTGCAACCATGGCTGCCCAGAAACTGTCGGTAAAGCGGGGGCGTGCGGAAATGATTGTGGGACTTCAGTCCCTTTCCATCGCCTCCCTGGTGGGAATGGCCTTTTACCCTTCGGTATGGCTGATTATTCCCCTGTTCATTTTCCGGGGCGCGCTGATGAATGCCACAACACCTCTGAGCCGAACCATTGTCATGGACTACGTACCCAAAAAACGCAGGGGTGTCTGGAGCAGCCTGCAGACGGTGGCATGGGGACTGTTCTGGAATGTTTCTGCCATGCTGGGAGGTTTTCTCATAGGAGATGATAATTTCCGCTTCGCGTATCTTATCACCGCAGGAATATACGTGCTGGGCACGGTGATTATTATCCCTCTTATCCCCCTGATTCACCGTGAACAGGGCTCTGTTGCCCCTGCACCCGCCCCGCCTGTGGAAAAAGTCATTCCCGCAGGAAAATAG
- the mnmA gene encoding tRNA 2-thiouridine(34) synthase MnmA: MKIAVLLSGGVDSSVALHQVKNQGFTDITAYYLKIWLEDDVSFLGECPWEEDLSYARAVCRQAGVELRVLPLQLEYYDKVVSYALAELKKGRTPSPDIFCNQRIKFGAFFDAVDEEYDLVVTGHYADVRKGDDGLHHLYQAPDPVKDQSYFLSHLSQEQVSKLWFPLGSMQKTQVREHAESLDLPNKARKDSQGICFLGKIKYPDFVRHYLGEKDGAIVRRENGEQLGTHKGFWFHTIGQRTGLGLGNGPWYVVDKDSEQNIVYVSHKSDIENAFSRSFICTELTWIAGRPPRWLNDSLTRPGDHRSLKLKLRHGPKMSECRVRLAGREELEQAGLGAGDLEDPQPRLLVEMADGDKGLAPGQFAVFYLDDECIGSGKIERAMHQNMHQNAGAVANA; the protein is encoded by the coding sequence ATGAAAATTGCTGTATTGCTCTCCGGCGGAGTGGACAGCTCTGTAGCTCTCCATCAGGTAAAAAACCAAGGCTTCACAGATATTACCGCATATTACCTGAAAATCTGGCTGGAAGATGACGTGAGCTTCCTGGGGGAATGTCCCTGGGAGGAAGACCTTTCCTATGCCAGAGCAGTCTGCCGTCAGGCAGGTGTTGAGCTCAGAGTTCTTCCCCTTCAGCTGGAATATTACGATAAAGTTGTCTCTTATGCATTGGCGGAACTGAAAAAGGGCCGTACTCCCAGTCCGGATATTTTCTGCAACCAGCGGATCAAGTTCGGTGCGTTTTTTGACGCCGTGGATGAAGAGTATGATCTGGTGGTTACCGGCCACTATGCAGATGTGCGCAAAGGGGATGATGGTCTCCACCATCTCTATCAGGCTCCGGATCCGGTGAAGGATCAGAGCTATTTCCTCTCCCATCTCAGTCAGGAGCAGGTGTCGAAACTGTGGTTCCCGCTGGGAAGCATGCAGAAGACCCAGGTCCGGGAACATGCCGAATCCCTCGATCTGCCCAACAAGGCCAGAAAAGACAGCCAGGGTATCTGCTTTCTGGGGAAAATCAAATATCCGGACTTTGTCCGCCATTACCTGGGAGAAAAGGACGGAGCCATTGTCCGCCGGGAGAACGGTGAGCAGCTTGGAACCCACAAGGGGTTCTGGTTCCACACCATCGGACAGCGTACCGGCCTGGGGCTGGGAAACGGCCCCTGGTATGTGGTGGACAAGGACAGCGAACAAAACATCGTATACGTAAGTCACAAAAGCGATATAGAGAACGCCTTTTCCCGCAGCTTCATCTGCACCGAACTGACCTGGATCGCCGGCCGGCCTCCCCGATGGCTGAACGACTCCCTGACGCGCCCGGGAGACCATCGCAGCCTGAAGCTGAAGCTCCGCCACGGTCCCAAAATGAGCGAGTGCCGGGTGCGCCTGGCAGGGAGGGAAGAGCTGGAGCAGGCCGGCCTGGGCGCCGGGGATCTTGAGGATCCTCAGCCCCGGCTGCTGGTTGAGATGGCCGATGGGGACAAGGGCCTTGCGCCGGGACAGTTCGCAGTTTTTTATCTGGATGACGAGTGCATCGGCAGCGGAAAAATCGAGCGGGCCATGCATCAGAACATGCATCAGAATGCGGGGGCTGTCGCCAATGCTTAA
- the dusA gene encoding tRNA dihydrouridine(20/20a) synthase DusA: MLKTFNPGLNPGGSAGPNQAGAGEFPPRPGVYAPVSVAPMIDKTHRHFRRFLRLLTRQTLLYTEMLTPSAIIHGDRNKLLDFDEIERPIALQLGGDDPREMAEAIRIAEDWGYDEYNLNVGCPSDRVQNKNFGACLMADSPRVAELLNAMYESGTRPVTVKHRIGIQSRIKALDLSSYEHMRDFVLRLKDGPAQRYSVHARVAILEGLSPKENRNIPPIRYDEVYRLKEEFPGLHIEINGGIKTHGEIASHLQRCDGVMLGRLSYERPWRFASMDRLYYGRQTADYRTPGPDDILDPTRREILNEYFDYMKEWSERGMNVRSLVWPVLELFAGQPGSRRWKQTLSRALPRGMSSTRFLDEGLACAPSDFLDIRASRDPLTSE, from the coding sequence ATGCTTAAGACATTTAATCCCGGGCTGAACCCCGGCGGTTCCGCCGGCCCGAATCAGGCGGGTGCCGGGGAGTTTCCCCCCAGGCCCGGCGTGTATGCGCCGGTGTCCGTGGCTCCCATGATCGACAAAACCCACCGTCATTTTCGCCGATTCCTCCGTCTGCTTACCCGGCAGACCCTTCTCTATACGGAGATGCTTACTCCCAGTGCCATCATCCATGGGGACCGGAATAAGCTTCTGGACTTTGACGAGATCGAACGGCCTATTGCCCTGCAGCTGGGGGGGGATGATCCCCGGGAAATGGCGGAGGCCATCCGGATTGCCGAGGACTGGGGCTACGATGAGTATAACCTGAACGTGGGATGTCCCAGCGACAGGGTTCAGAATAAAAATTTCGGAGCCTGCCTCATGGCCGATTCACCCAGGGTTGCGGAACTTCTCAACGCCATGTATGAATCGGGGACCAGGCCTGTGACGGTAAAGCACAGAATCGGTATTCAGAGCCGGATCAAGGCTCTGGATCTCAGTTCATATGAGCACATGCGGGACTTTGTACTTCGGCTGAAGGACGGCCCCGCCCAGCGCTACAGCGTCCACGCCCGGGTTGCCATTCTTGAAGGGTTAAGCCCCAAAGAGAACCGGAATATTCCCCCTATCAGATACGACGAGGTGTACCGGCTGAAAGAGGAATTTCCCGGTCTGCATATCGAGATCAACGGCGGTATTAAAACCCACGGTGAAATCGCCTCTCACCTTCAGCGCTGTGACGGGGTGATGCTCGGCCGGCTCTCCTACGAACGCCCCTGGCGGTTTGCCTCCATGGACCGGCTCTATTACGGCAGGCAGACCGCCGATTATCGCACCCCCGGTCCGGATGATATTCTCGATCCCACCCGCAGGGAGATACTCAACGAATATTTTGATTACATGAAAGAGTGGAGCGAACGGGGCATGAACGTCCGCAGCCTGGTCTGGCCGGTGCTTGAACTGTTTGCCGGTCAGCCGGGAAGCAGGAGATGGAAGCAGACCCTGAGCCGGGCCTTGCCCCGGGGAATGAGCAGCACCCGGTTTCTGGATGAGGGACTTGCCTGTGCGCCCAGTGATTTTCTGGATATCCGGGCGTCCCGGGATCCCCTTACATCAGAATAA
- a CDS encoding class I SAM-dependent methyltransferase, with protein sequence MAYAAEDQLGSRLERILSGRTPGRVLDVGCGDGSFLDELITAAPSAPQEVWGVDPDPDALSEAKRFFTLHGPDIPFYFLEGSAPGLELPVQEFHTLSFQDMLHHMSGSSFSHEMDGERRELVERHVDQAAQYLDSGGLMIISEVVAGEGGLGNEAESARATRTALHNLKAEIDVLQGIPHGYTFHGEQLLQLLVDILEERNFHVIHGDIFEDQADIVQSGREDRAVEKTFDYFRNYAERLTDPLDGSPAWKMDGTQRSRVRDEFLFRLEPLRMAAMNNGLLAQRRLLLAAGKTEAE encoded by the coding sequence ATGGCATATGCAGCTGAAGATCAACTTGGAAGCCGACTTGAACGGATTCTCAGCGGCCGGACTCCGGGCAGGGTTCTGGATGTGGGCTGCGGGGACGGCAGTTTCCTGGATGAACTGATCACCGCCGCCCCGTCTGCCCCCCAGGAAGTGTGGGGGGTGGATCCCGATCCAGACGCACTTTCGGAAGCCAAACGCTTTTTCACCCTTCACGGCCCTGATATTCCCTTTTATTTCCTGGAAGGATCGGCTCCCGGCCTGGAGCTGCCGGTTCAGGAATTTCATACCCTGAGTTTCCAGGATATGCTCCACCATATGTCCGGATCCTCCTTTTCCCATGAGATGGACGGAGAACGGAGGGAGCTGGTGGAACGGCATGTGGATCAGGCGGCGCAATACCTGGATTCCGGCGGCCTGATGATCATCTCCGAGGTTGTTGCCGGTGAGGGGGGACTGGGAAATGAGGCCGAATCCGCACGGGCGACCCGAACTGCCCTTCATAATCTGAAAGCGGAAATTGATGTCCTTCAGGGCATCCCCCACGGCTATACCTTTCACGGCGAGCAGCTGCTTCAGCTTCTGGTGGATATTCTGGAGGAGAGGAATTTCCATGTGATTCACGGGGATATTTTTGAGGATCAGGCAGATATTGTCCAATCGGGGCGGGAAGACAGGGCCGTTGAAAAAACCTTTGATTATTTCCGCAACTATGCGGAGCGTTTGACGGATCCGCTGGACGGCTCCCCGGCATGGAAGATGGACGGTACCCAACGCTCCCGGGTACGGGATGAGTTTCTTTTCAGGCTGGAGCCCCTCAGGATGGCTGCCATGAATAACGGACTGCTTGCCCAGCGCCGTCTCCTGCTGGCCGCCGGAAAAACAGAGGCGGAATAA
- a CDS encoding tRNA dihydrouridine synthase, translated as MNSFWHNLEKPVSVLAPMEDVTDSVFRDVVHRAGRPMVFVSEFVATGTMLRGEKEALRRLVFNENHRPMVAQIWGNKPDEYYEAARELHLRGFDGIDINMGCPQKKITAKGSCSALINNPGLAAELIVAAREGAASAYREWGDDHQGPGGKLQRGGPLPVSVKTRIGFSRPATQEWCGFLLEQNLPLLTVHGRTTAQQSEGEADWIEIARAAELRRNISPQTLVFGNGDVIHPSQLEEYPRRYGVDGIMVGRGIFTNPFLFAGEEFHDLPAADQIRWAMEHLSAYRTAYEGRRNFEIMKKFFKIYLMGFTGAEELRDSIMQTHDYDAAMDVLKRAAEA; from the coding sequence ATGAACAGCTTCTGGCATAACCTGGAGAAACCGGTAAGCGTACTGGCCCCCATGGAAGATGTTACTGATTCGGTGTTCCGGGACGTGGTGCACCGGGCCGGCCGGCCCATGGTGTTTGTGAGTGAATTTGTCGCCACCGGCACCATGCTCAGGGGGGAAAAAGAGGCCCTGCGCCGTCTGGTTTTCAATGAGAATCACCGTCCCATGGTGGCTCAGATCTGGGGAAACAAACCTGATGAGTATTATGAGGCGGCGCGGGAACTTCATCTCAGGGGATTTGACGGAATAGATATCAATATGGGCTGTCCCCAGAAGAAAATTACCGCCAAGGGTTCCTGTTCTGCTCTGATCAACAACCCCGGTCTTGCCGCCGAGCTGATAGTTGCGGCCCGGGAAGGCGCTGCCTCTGCGTACCGGGAGTGGGGGGATGATCATCAGGGGCCCGGGGGAAAGCTGCAGCGGGGCGGTCCCCTGCCGGTGAGTGTCAAAACCCGCATCGGGTTCTCCCGGCCGGCCACCCAGGAATGGTGCGGCTTCCTTCTTGAACAGAACCTGCCCCTGCTTACGGTGCACGGGAGGACGACCGCCCAGCAATCCGAAGGGGAGGCAGACTGGATCGAGATAGCCCGGGCTGCGGAGCTTCGCAGAAATATCAGTCCCCAAACCCTGGTGTTCGGAAACGGCGATGTGATTCATCCCTCCCAGCTGGAAGAGTATCCGCGGCGATACGGAGTCGACGGGATTATGGTGGGCAGAGGAATTTTTACCAATCCCTTTCTGTTTGCCGGTGAAGAATTCCATGATCTCCCTGCCGCCGATCAGATCCGATGGGCCATGGAGCATCTCTCCGCATACCGCACCGCCTATGAAGGCCGCCGGAACTTCGAGATTATGAAGAAGTTCTTTAAAATCTACCTGATGGGCTTCACCGGAGCTGAAGAACTCCGCGACAGCATTATGCAGACCCACGATTATGACGCCGCCATGGATGTGTTGAAGAGGGCAGCCGAGGCCTGA